The Pseudomonas orientalis genome contains a region encoding:
- a CDS encoding PaaI family thioesterase — MTESPLLDRATRFVSALRHCHVLGITVHAATEQGMTLVMPYGAHIVGDPRTGIIHGGALTSLMDTACGMATLCVLPEFEVCPTLDLRIDYMHPAEPHKPVHGFAQCYRVTTDVIFTRGFAYQDDPQQPIAHVVGTFMRMGKRLKGTQGLGGAIRGEQA, encoded by the coding sequence ATGACTGAAAGCCCTTTGTTAGACCGAGCTACCCGCTTTGTTTCGGCGCTTCGCCACTGCCATGTACTGGGAATTACGGTCCATGCCGCGACAGAGCAGGGCATGACTTTGGTGATGCCCTATGGCGCGCATATCGTCGGTGATCCCCGTACCGGCATCATCCACGGTGGCGCGCTGACGTCATTGATGGACACCGCCTGCGGCATGGCCACTTTGTGCGTACTGCCCGAGTTCGAGGTCTGCCCGACCCTGGATTTGCGCATCGACTATATGCATCCCGCCGAACCGCATAAGCCGGTGCATGGCTTCGCCCAGTGCTACCGGGTCACCACCGATGTGATCTTCACTCGCGGCTTTGCCTACCAGGACGACCCGCAGCAGCCCATTGCCCATGTGGTGGGCACATTCATGCGCATGGGCAAGCGACTCAAGGGCACCCAGGGACTGGGCGGCGCGATCAGGGGAGAACAGGCATGA
- a CDS encoding PaaI family thioesterase, whose amino-acid sequence MTHRFKTRLEQALERGDYAALLDLVPYAKLIGVECTRSGDELLFRLPASRDNIGNPILPALHGGVIAGFMELSAALHLLVFTGVPGLPKIIDFSLDYLRAGQFRDTYATCQVCRQGRRVANVAITAWQTTPTEPIATARAHFKIEELPLLKSRS is encoded by the coding sequence ATGACCCATCGATTCAAGACGCGCCTGGAGCAAGCCCTTGAGCGCGGCGATTACGCGGCACTGCTCGATCTGGTGCCCTACGCAAAGCTGATCGGGGTCGAATGCACACGCTCAGGGGACGAATTGTTGTTTCGCCTGCCGGCCAGCCGGGACAACATTGGTAACCCTATATTACCGGCGTTGCATGGTGGGGTGATCGCCGGCTTCATGGAGCTGTCGGCGGCATTGCACCTGCTCGTCTTCACCGGCGTCCCGGGCCTGCCGAAAATCATCGATTTTTCCCTGGATTACCTGCGCGCCGGCCAGTTTCGCGACACCTACGCCACCTGTCAGGTGTGCCGGCAGGGGCGGCGCGTGGCCAATGTGGCGATCACCGCTTGGCAAACCACCCCCACCGAGCCGATTGCCACCGCTCGCGCCCATTTCAAGATCGAGGAATTGCCGCTCTTGAAATCCCGGTCTTAG